GCTTTCAAATCAGCGAACAAGACATCGGCGCGGCGGGGGACTCCGTGGTCAACTTGGCTTCCGGACTCCGGCAAGTCAAAAGCAAGGTCGTCGTCTCAAGCTTCGGGCGCAACACCGACTCGGAGCTTCTGCTCAGCGAGTTCCCGTTGGATTTTGTGCGCCTGTCCCCGTCCCTGACCGAAAATCTCACCAAGGATCGGCTCAAGCAGGGGCGCGTCAAGCACCTGTTTGCCACTGCCCAGTCGCGCGGAATTCGCAGCATTGCCGGCTGCATCGAGGATGAGCGCATCCTAGCCGCCATCTGGAGTGCCGGCGCCGACTATGTGCAGGGAAAATTGCTCGGCCGGCCTTCGTCCGTCTTCGAGCTGAACGACTGACGTTCAAGCAGAATCCGGCGGATTCGCCACTCCCAAAGGCACATGCCCGGTCGCTACCAGGGTGCTTGCATCCTGGCAATGTGTCTCCTGATCGTCGAAAAAGATATCGGCATCGAAGGCCTTGAGAAAACGCCCCTTGCTGAGTCCGCTCAGAAACAGCGCCTCGTCGATACGAATATCCCAAGCACGCAGGGTGCGAATCACGCGTTCGTGCGAGGGCGCCCCGCGTGCGGTAATCAGCGCCGTGCGCAAGGGTGATTCAGTTGCCGGAAAGATGCTCTGAATCCGCTGCAAGGCCAGCAGAAAGCCTTTGAACGGACCGTCGGAGAGGGGCTCGCGCGCGGCCGCGACCTCGTTGGCATTGAAGGCCGCAAGCCCATCGCGGCGGAAGATGCGCTCGGACTCATCAGAAAACAGTACCGCATCGCCATCGAATGCGATGCGCAATTGCTCATCGTCCTCGCGCACGGCAGCAAACGGCGGTGTCGCCCAGATGGTCGCCGCGGCGCAGCCCGCCATCAGGGCGCGGCGCACGTCGCTGGGATCGGCTGACAAGAACAGGTGAGCCCCGAAGGCGGACACGTACCGGTACGGGCTTGCCCCGCTAGTGAAGGCGGCGCGGGCAATCTCAAGCCCATAGTGATGGATGGAGTTGAACACCCGCAACCCGGTGTCAGTGCTGTTGCGCGAGAGCAGAATCACATCGATCTGGCCACGATCGCCAAGGCGCTCGTTGAGGGCGAGCAGCTTTTTGACCAGCGGGAAGGCGACCCCTTCCTCGAGCACGTCGCTCTCATGGGCGACCTGATACTCATGGTAGGCGCCAATGCCCTGATCCTCGAACACCCGATGGGATTCAGCGAGATCGAACAGCGCGCGAGACGAGATGGCGACGACCAAGCGGATGTCCGACTGCGGCTCAGACATCGCGCTCAGGCCGGCTCCGGCCGGCGCGGGCTAATTCTATCCTGGCTACCACGGCATCATGTTGTTCATAAAACTCATCGGCCGGCCGATACTGCGATTC
Above is a genomic segment from Thiorhodovibrio litoralis containing:
- a CDS encoding 5'-nucleotidase, producing the protein MSEPQSDIRLVVAISSRALFDLAESHRVFEDQGIGAYHEYQVAHESDVLEEGVAFPLVKKLLALNERLGDRGQIDVILLSRNSTDTGLRVFNSIHHYGLEIARAAFTSGASPYRYVSAFGAHLFLSADPSDVRRALMAGCAAATIWATPPFAAVREDDEQLRIAFDGDAVLFSDESERIFRRDGLAAFNANEVAAAREPLSDGPFKGFLLALQRIQSIFPATESPLRTALITARGAPSHERVIRTLRAWDIRIDEALFLSGLSKGRFLKAFDADIFFDDQETHCQDASTLVATGHVPLGVANPPDSA